A window of Choristoneura fumiferana chromosome 8, NRCan_CFum_1, whole genome shotgun sequence contains these coding sequences:
- the LOC141430064 gene encoding uncharacterized protein has translation MTEDKNNATGASGLSVGQFAASSDICRVGVRVPAFWPEKPAIWFAQIESQFAISNITADSTKFYYVVAQLDAQHAAEVEDIIITPPAVDKYVRLKNELIKRLSASREKKVHQLLNDEELGDRRPSQFLRHLRHLAGPEVPDDFLKSIWTSRLPKNIQTIIAVNPTASLDVLADLADRIHDVLPSAQVASTSCAATESPLNTLIKQVSELTREMKTLKTQLNQRQPRSKSRSSSHTRNQSASKRSASNYRKYPKCWYHAKFGENAKKCVKPCDYKAGN, from the coding sequence ATGACTGAAGATAAAAATAATGCTACTGGAGCGAGTGGATTGAGCGTCGGACAATTTGCTGCATCATCGGACATATGCCGTGTCGGTGTGAGAGTACCCGCTTTCTGGCCAGAAAAACCGGCAATTTGGTTCGCACAAATAGAAAGCCAATTCGCAATCTCCAATATAACGGCAGAttcaacaaaattttattatgtgGTTGCTCAACTCGATGCTCAACATGCCGCTGAGGTCGAGGACATTATCATTACGCCACCGGCTGTGGACAAGTACGTCAGGCTTAAGAACGAGCTCATCAAGAGGCTGTCGGCGTCACGAGAGAAGAAGGTACACCAGCTCCTTAATGACGAAGAGCTAGGAGATAGAAGACCCTCGCAATTTCTCCGGCACCTACGGCATCTGGCGGGCCCTGAAGTTCCCGACGACTTCCTTAAATCTATTTGGACTAGTCGCCTGCCGAAGAATATTCAGACTATAATCGCGGTTAACCCTACTGCATCGCTGGACGTTCTAGCCGATTTAGCCGACCGCATCCATGACGTGCTGCCTAGTGCTCAAGTCGCCTCCACTTCTTGTGCTGCCACTGAGTCACCGCTGAATACTCTCATCAAGCAAGTCAGTGAGTTAACAAGAGAGATGAAAACGCTCAAGACCCAGCTCAACCAGAGGCAGCCGCGATCAAAATCGCGTTCGTCGAGTCATACCCGCAACCAATCCGCTTCCAAGAGGTCTGCGTCTAATTACCGCAAGTATCCCAAATGCTGGTACCACGCAAAGTTCGGTGAAAATGCCAAGAAGTGCGTAAAACCCTGCGACTATAAAGCGGGAAACTAA
- the LOC141430672 gene encoding glycine cleavage system H protein-like gives MALQRHIFSATKQYISRSCIIQSNLRQSFCELRHKYSTDSPRKYTDRHEWVVVKNDIGTVGISKYAQESLGDVVFAQLPEPGAEVKAGDECGALESVKAASEIYSPVTGTVTEKNSEVEGKPGLINTSCYEQGWLFKLKLTKPEELDALMNEEQYEKFLKTDVEKDH, from the coding sequence ATGGCTCTACAAAGGCATATCTTCTCAGCCACCAAGCAATACATATCACGGAGCTGCATCATTCAAAGCAACCTTAGACAATCCTTCTGTGAACTGCGTCACAAGTACAGCACAGATTCCCCTAGGAAATACACAGACCGTCATGAATGGGTTGTTGTTAAGAATGACATAGGCACTGTTGGAATAAGCAAGTATGCCCAGGAATCTCTCGGGGATGTCGTTTTTGCACAGCTACCTGAACCAGGTGCAGAAGTGAAGGCTGGGGACGAGTGTGGTGCTCTGGAGAGTGTTAAGGCAGCCAGCGAAATATATTCACCCGTAACGGGTACTGTTACAGAGAAAAACAGTGAGGTTGAAGGCAAACCCGGGCTGATTAATACATCGTGTTACGAACAAGGATGGCTATTTAAACTTAAACTCACAAAACCTGAAGAGTTAGACGCTCTTATGAATGAAGAGCAGTATGAAAAGTTCCTAAAGACGGATGTAGAAAAGGATCATTAG